From Halorussus lipolyticus:
CTGTTGCTCGGACTCGCCGTAGTACTTCGAGATAATCTCCGGCCCCGCGATGGAGAAGAAACTCGCGGAGGTCTCGTTGGCCACCGCCTTGGCCAGCAAGGTCTTCCCCGTACCGGGCGGGCCGTGAAGCAGGACGCCTTGGGGCGGTTCGATGCCCAGTTTCTTGAAAATCTGGGGGTGCTTCATCGGGAGTTCGACCATCTCCCGGACGCGCTGAATCTCGTTTTCGAGGCCACCGATGTCCTCGTAGGTGATGCCGCCGCCAGTCTTCTCGAAGCCCGAAATCGGCTCCTCGCGGAGTTCGACATCGGTGTCCTCGGTGATGAGACAGACGCCTTCAGGCTCCGTCTCGACCGCGATGAGCGGAATCGCCTGTCCGGGCGACCGCATGAACGGGTGGTTTGTCGAGGACATCACGGGCACGATGTCGCGCTCGACCACCGGGCGCTTGAGAATCTGGCGCTTGACCATCCCGGCCGCGTCCGAACCGAACTGGACGCTGGCCTCCTCGGGCGGCGCGAGGACGAGTTTGTCGGCCTTCTCGGCCTCGGCCTTCCGAATCTCGACGCGCTCGCCGATGCCCACGTCGGCGTTCTGCCGCGTGAACCCGTCGATGCGCACGGTGTCGGTGTTCCAGTCCTGTCGGTCCGCGCGCCAGACCTTCGCCGCGGTCGTGTCACCGCCTTCGATTTCGATGATGTCGCCCGGACTCAGCTTCAGATGCAGGAGCGTATCCGGGTCGAGACGGGCGATACCGCGTCCCGAATCGTTCGGGTACGCCTTTGCCACCTCTAGTTGGACTTCATTCATGATTTAGTAATACGGGGATTGTTTGTCGATGTGCGCCCGCGAAGGATAAGTCCTTTGCTACCGGGGTATTCGTCCACTAAACCGGCCAACGCGGTCGTCACGTCCGGGCGCATGCTATGATTTTGCATACGTGTTCGCGCTACAAAGCAGTTTGGTGTACTGGTGTAGTTTGTGGCAGACTGCGGGTGCGCTCGGTGGGTACCCAACCGATTCGCTCGGCGTCACAGACCACGGGACGCGCCGCACCCGCGCAGTTCTGCGCGGGTGCGGCGGGGAGGTTCGGGGCGCGGTCTGCGGTGCTGTGCGGGGCAGTCGCGGCGGTGGTCTCCGGGAGACAAACAATCACCGCCTTTTTCGCCGAGAGCGTCTACCTCCCACCATGAAGACGCTCGCATTCGACGGCCGAATGGGCGCGAGTGGCGATATGCTCCTCGCGGCCCTCCTTTCAGCGGGGGCGGACCGCGATGCCCTCGCCCCCGTCGAGGAGGCCCTCCCGATTCGCTACGAGGTCGGCGAGACCCAGAAAAACGGAATTTCGGCGACGACCGTCTCGGTCCTGCTGGAGGACGAAGACGCCGAGTCCGACGACGAGGAGGCCGACGACACCGGCCACAGCCACGACCATTCTCACGACCACTCGCACGACGAGGAACACACCCACGGCGACCACGCTGGCCACGACCACTCGCACGACCACACCCACGCCGAAGGCTCCGGTGCGCTTCGGACCTACCCCGAGGTGGTCGAACTTGTGGAAGGGATGGGCTTGCCCGAGAGCGTCGAGGCCGACGCCCTCGCAATCTTCGAACTCCTCGGCGAGGCCGAATCGAGCGTCCACGGGACCGACCTCGACTCGACGCACTTCCACGAGGTCGGCGCGGACGACGCCATCGCCGACGTGGTGGGCGCGGCGCTCCTGCTGGACGACTTGGCCCCCGAGCGCGTCGTGACGACGCCCCTCGCCACGGGCGGCGGCGAGGTGGAGATGAGCCACGGCGTCTACCCCGTGCCGACCCCGGCAGTGGTCGAACTCGCAGAACGCGCCGACTGGTCGCTCCGGGGTGGTCCGGTCGAGGCCGAACTCCTCACGCCGACCGGCGCGGCGATTCTGGCCCACTTCGCGGAGGGTGTCGAGTCTCTGCCGTCGCTCCGGGTCGAAGCCTCGGGCTACGGCGCTGGCGGGTACGACTTCCCCGAGCATCCGAACGTCCTCAGAGCGATGGTCGGCGAATCGGGGGGTTCCGGGAATCTCGTCTCCGACGACGTGGCGGTCCTCGAAACCAATCTGGACGACGCCCCGCCCGAGATTCTGGGCGGCCTGCAGGACTCGCTCGCGGCGGTCGGCGCGCGAGACGTGTCCATCGTCCCGCTGACGATGAAGAAGTCCCGGCCCGGCCACCTCGTGAAGGTCATCTGCAAACCCGAGGACGCCGAATCGGTCGCGCGCAGACTCGCCGAGGAGACCGGCACCCTCGGCATTCGCCAGACTGGCGCGACCCACCGCTGGATAGCCAACCGAAAATTCGAGACGGTCGTGGTCTCGCTCGACGGCGAACGCTACGAGGTTGACGTGAAAATCGCCAGCGACGACGCGGGCGAGGTCTACGACGTGAGCGCCGAGTACGACGACTGCGCTGACGTGGCGACGGAAGCGGGCGTGGCCGTGCGCGAGGTCATGCGCCGCGCCGAGGACGCGGCCAGAGAATTGTAGAGCATTCCGAAAGAACGAGCCTTATTACTGAAGAAACGGAGAACGTTGCTTTCACTCGTCGGCGTTCCGATGTTCGTCCATCGCTTCTTCCAGAGTGAGGTCCCCGGCCGCCACGCGCCTCGCTAACTCCTCGTCTATCTCCCGGTTGTCGTCGGCCCGCTGGCGGGACTTGTTCTGGATGACCTGCAGTTCCCCGGCGGTGGGTTCCACGTCCCGGCCTTCGACTCGTTCGCCCGACAAGCGAGCGATGTTGACCGCGGCCAGCACGTCGCCCATCCCCCGCGCGCCGGTGCCGAGGTAGGGCGTCGTCCCGGTCTCGTCCACGAGTTCGACAGGGACCTCCTCTAACTCGCGGACGAGTTGGCCGCCTTGCAAGCGCGCGCCGTCGCCGATGCGAACCACGGGGTCCACCGCGTCCGCGACCTCTCTGCGGACCGTCTCGGCCACGTCCGAGAGCGGGACGTGGAAGGCCGCGACTACCATGTCACCCGACAGCACGGCGATGCCGGGCCGGGTGCCGGGGTCCACGCCGACGATGGTCCGGCCCTCACCGCCCCGGAGGCGAGCGAGGGCCTCGTCCACGGCGCGCCGGGGGTCCTCGGGGTCCGCGACGACGGTTTCGACGGTCTGGCCGGTCTCGTCGGCGTCGAAGGCGTCGTCGTCCTCGGCCCGAATCAGGACGGTCGCACCGTCCGGAAGCGCGTCGCCGGGTTCAACCGTGGTGAAGGTCACGCCCCGGTCGCGCAGTTCGTTGACCACGCCGTGATACACCTCGAAGTCCGCTGTGGCGACGACTATCACGAGTCGAGCCTTCGGCGTCGGGTGTAAAAAGTTCAACTACCTCGGCGGTCGTTCGGTCGAGCGCGTCCCGTGACGACGGGCGGACGCCGCCCTCGCGCCGACTCACGCGCCTTCCGGGTGCGGCCCGTCGGCGAGCGTCCCGCAACACCGCATCCGCCAGATGCCGTCGCCGTCCACGAGTTCGCCCGTGAACTCCGCCTGATTCTCCTCGACGCATTGAGGGCACTCCA
This genomic window contains:
- the larC gene encoding nickel pincer cofactor biosynthesis protein LarC; protein product: MKTLAFDGRMGASGDMLLAALLSAGADRDALAPVEEALPIRYEVGETQKNGISATTVSVLLEDEDAESDDEEADDTGHSHDHSHDHSHDEEHTHGDHAGHDHSHDHTHAEGSGALRTYPEVVELVEGMGLPESVEADALAIFELLGEAESSVHGTDLDSTHFHEVGADDAIADVVGAALLLDDLAPERVVTTPLATGGGEVEMSHGVYPVPTPAVVELAERADWSLRGGPVEAELLTPTGAAILAHFAEGVESLPSLRVEASGYGAGGYDFPEHPNVLRAMVGESGGSGNLVSDDVAVLETNLDDAPPEILGGLQDSLAAVGARDVSIVPLTMKKSRPGHLVKVICKPEDAESVARRLAEETGTLGIRQTGATHRWIANRKFETVVVSLDGERYEVDVKIASDDAGEVYDVSAEYDDCADVATEAGVAVREVMRRAEDAAREL